ccctcccccaaaatgCTTTAAAGTGGAAACCTCTTGCTTTTCCATGGATATTGCATTATTGTCatataaaggaaaatacattcaACTATGAAGATACACAGTAAACAAactaaataactaaataaataactaaataaataactaaataaataactaaataaataactaaataaataactaaataaataactaaatagaaagaaaaaacagcagcaggaaatgTAATTCACATTCTATAAGGCTGTTCCTCCATTTGTGTGATGCCAAAGGTTACCAAATAAGGATTGAATAGTTTCAAGAATGTATGTGCAGCTATGAACTTGTCAAGTCTGTAACTGCTGCACTGATTGCCTTGGTAAGGTCACAATGATGTCAAAGCCATACAAGCTctttactaggaaaaaaaacaagtttgcAAGAGTAATCAGATCTGAGTTCCGGCcagacattttgtccaggacaGATCTGACACATCTTTCTGAACTGTTATAGATGAACCTTCTGAACTGAATAATATAGGCGAAATACACTGGTCTTCATTCACTCCTTTCAATGCACACACTGGTAGCCACCCATGCTCCATGCTGCAAGTCACACATCAAAAGGTCATGTAAAGCCTGCGATAACCATCGCAGAGATTCACGACTGTCAGAGAACACATAACACATTGCTGCCTTATATAGGGTTGCACACCACAGGAGAGCAGAGTTAAACATGCTGCTGGAAGACTGAGTTTACAATAAGTAGATTATATGGACAgtgcagaggagctgctttGCTCTGAAGAAACTGCCTTCTGATGCCTTATGTGTTCCAGCTGCCACAAACTTGAGATACAGAAGCAGTCCCTTCACCAAGGGTCTAAGCAGAAAATACAGGCTTCCTGCTCCACACTtaagaaaaaccaaagcaaatccCTTGAGAGAATGATGCTTACCTCCAAATTGCTTCTTCCAGTTGCAGGGAATCTTACACTTCTGAGTCTTGGTGGTTTGTTTGCACTCAGCTCCAGTGCGAGTGCCCTCACGCGTCCCCAGGCCACAGTCACCACTGGTGGGCACGCAGACGCTCCACTGCCATTCTCCACAGTCAgactttttcacctttttctctgGATGAAGACAAGGAACCATACCCAAGCAAGAGAAGCAGTAAGTATCCAGAGCCTATTGAGAAGTCCCCTAAACATCACTAAACAGGCACAGCACCTGAAAGGGTGAATAAATATTATGTTCGTAAAACAATTGTGTCAAAAGCAAAACACCTGGCATCCTCTTCACTGTTCTGTAGAGACAGGTCAGGCTCTGACTCCAAAGGGGGACGGATCATTCAGATTTAGTCCCACTACCATGTCCACTAGTCCACTTAGATATTCTGGAGTGGATTCTCATCCTCAGAATGGGGAAACATCTAAAAACCCTCAGGAATCACTGACAAAAAGATGCAGAAGGGTTCACTGAGAGAGAGCACCCCTCTGTCTCCAGTAGATGATGgcatacaaatattttctgttccaaatGAAGCACAACATGGTATACAGAAATGTATGAAATGAATGTACAGAAATGTATGCATTGACATTCCATATCAGAGGATTTGAGCACCTCCAGGGACCAGCTGTGAGATAGAAACTTTTCTCTTGGTatatgtcctggtttcagttgggatagagttaattttcttcatagtagcttctatggggctgtgttttggatttgtgctaaaaacagtgttgataaaggggagatgttttagttgttgctaagtagtgcttacggtagtcaaggactttttcaacTTCCCATGgtctgccgggtgcacaagaagctgggagggggcatggctgggacagctgaccccaactgacccaagggatatcccataccatattATGTCTTGCTCAGCATCTAacgctgggggaagaagaaggaaggagggggacgtttggagtgatggcattcCCAAGTAACggttacacatgatggagccctgctttcctggacgtggctgaacacctgcctgccgatgggaagtagcAAATGAATtcctagttttgttttgtttgtgtgtgcacagattttgctttacctattaaactgtcttcgtctcaacccacaagtttcctcagttttactcttctgtttctctcccccatcccaccaggggggagtgagtgagtggctgtgtggtgtttagttgctggctggggctaaaccatgacagtataCCATGTCACATTTTACGTCAGACCAAAATTCCAAAggctaaataaaaaatacatggaGAAGTGTATTAGAAATACTGTTAATACAGGTGGATTTGTTGCTCAAGGACAAAATAAGGATCAAGATGTCATTTAAATCCTTAAACCTAAGTCTGATGAGAAGACTGTAATGTTATCAAACCCAAGGGTTCACAAAAATAATTAGTTAGGGCCCCAAAACATCACAAGTAACTTTAAATAGCcttatataaaattattttctttctctctcttgtaTATTTACAATCACATTTTCTCATATTTCCATACAACCACAATGGTTACAAACACCTTTTTTGTTAATGGGAACACTAATTCTCATAGACTCACAGGTCACATAAACTGGTGTGTAAGAAGCTTGTAAATACTAAgaccttaagaaaaaaaccaaaagatatGTTCcttaaaaaatgtcaaaactggGTTTGACAGATGTGAATTTTCGACCCCAGGCCTGCCTCTCCTATAATGAGGTCTGAGTTTATCACTGACAGAAAGCAATTACTGCTGGATGTCTGGCTGTCTATCTGCAGTGGTGAGTTAGTTCAATTCTTTGTCAGAGGATTTCCACATCAGACAGCATTGGAGTAGCACTGTCATATACAAGACTGAACTAGCGACACGATAACCACTCCTTCATCCCTCCTGTTTGGTTCTCTCTAAGTCAAGCACGAACCTATTCCCAAAGCAAATTCTAAGTTGCTTTGCAATACCCATTCTGTCATAAACTGAGGGCTCCAGTCTCTGGGGCTGTCAAGCTGCCAGCTTTCATGGAAactactttttgttttcctatttaaCACAGACCAACATGTCACAGCCACAAATCCCTACCCTGTATGTCAAAAGGTTAACGAATGACCTGAATTTCATGACAAAACCAGAAGGATTTGACATTCTCCCACACATGCAATCTATCTTGGGGATTAACTCTGAATTACGCTGGACCTTACctggtttctcttttttgccAGCCTCGGTGGTACTCACAGCTGCCAGAATGAAAACAAGTGCCAGGAGGGCAGCTGTGAACAGTCGACGatgctgttgttgctgttgcatTCTGGGGATTAacaagagagagggaaaaaatggttGGTTAGACTCTAAAAAGTGGGACCCCATCTAAAGTGTTGCTACAGCATTTTTGGGAAGCTATGCTTCAGGGTCATAAGACACGAGCAGGTCAAACATAATTAGCCACTGGCAGAATGGGCAGTTATCTTCATTCCAGAGAGAATACAAAGATTTTTAACAGTTATTTTCCAGCCTGTGTGG
The Phalacrocorax aristotelis chromosome 1, bGulAri2.1, whole genome shotgun sequence DNA segment above includes these coding regions:
- the PTN gene encoding pleiotrophin — translated: MQQQQQHRRLFTAALLALVFILAAVSTTEAGKKEKPEKKVKKSDCGEWQWSVCVPTSGDCGLGTREGTRTGAECKQTTKTQKCKIPCNWKKQFGAECKYQFQAWGECDLNTALKTRTGNLKRALHNADCQKTVTISKPCGKLTKPKPQESKKKKKEGKKQEKMLD